The following proteins are co-located in the Halictus rubicundus isolate RS-2024b chromosome 1, iyHalRubi1_principal, whole genome shotgun sequence genome:
- the LOC143357237 gene encoding uncharacterized protein LOC143357237 isoform X2 → MSIAVATAAGQAGGEMVGGSGSVMTAPLSGATEAGNAVPERAATASSSSPASSVVSNPPNIPNVVEYHLKVKPGQTQRACQLDNSPRSQTTDEMKKEKSPVSSTDKKKDLVSRLSRLSIDNNVFEGSTDLPQVFQVKYLGSHDARGLWGIKHTRRPVDNMVAAAKALPTNTMLPLIKLVVSQEGVALLPIEKRKQESNFSKMYAIETISYGVQDLVYTRVFSMIVVRETENFRRVSPFECHGFVCESKHHARQLTYALATAFEIYSRTVKAQDKMAEMAGNTAKKRFAIDLRSPEEMEAELAMDSEA, encoded by the exons ATGTCAATTGCCGTTGCAACAGCCGCTGGCCAG GCGGGAGGAGAGATGGTTGGTGGGTCTGGATCGGTGATGACAGCGCCGTTATCCGGGGCGACCGAGGCCGGAAACGCCGTCCCTGAGCGGGCAGCGACCGCCTCTTCATCCTCTCCGGCTTCCTCAGTCGTTTCCAACCCGCCGAACATACCGAACGTGGTCGAGTATCACCTGAAAGTGAAGCCTGGACAGACGCAGAGAGCCTGCCAGTTAGATAACAGTCCA AGAAGTCAGACCACGGACGAGATGAAGAAAGAGAAGAGCCCCGTGTCCTCCACTGACAAAAAGAAGGACCTCGTGTCGAGACTATCCCGGCTATCCATCGACAACAACGTCTTCGAGGGTTCCACCGACCTGCCTCAGGTGTTTCAG GTGAAATATTTGGGCTCCCATGACGCGAGGGGCCTCTGGGGCATCAAGCACACGAGGAGGCCCGTCGATAACATGGTGGCTGCCGCGAAGGCCTTACCGACCAACACCATGCTGCCTCTGATCAAGCTGGTCGTCTCGCAAGAAGGCGTAGCCCTCCTTCCCATCGAGAAACGGAAACAGGAGAGCAACTTCAGCAAGATGTACGCCATAGAAACTATCTCCTACGGTGTCCAGGATCTCGTCTACACCAGGGTGTTCTCCATGATCGTGGTCAGGGAGACGGAGAACTTCAGGAGAgtctcgccattcgagtgccatgGGTTCGTCTGCGAATCGAAGCATCACGCGAGACAGCTGACCTACGCGCTGGCTACTGCCTTCGAGATTTACTCGAGGACCGTCAAAGCGCAGGATAAAATGGCAGAGATGGCTGGCAATACCGCGAAAAAGAGGTTCGCTATCGATTTGAGGAGTCCCGAGGAGATGGAGGCCGAGTTAGCTATGGACTCCGAGGCCTAG
- the LOC143357237 gene encoding uncharacterized protein LOC143357237 isoform X1, whose protein sequence is MEDEDFGFTERDKAILDKVLVSSKATVEHGLSSTAAGGEMVGGSGSVMTAPLSGATEAGNAVPERAATASSSSPASSVVSNPPNIPNVVEYHLKVKPGQTQRACQLDNSPRSQTTDEMKKEKSPVSSTDKKKDLVSRLSRLSIDNNVFEGSTDLPQVFQVKYLGSHDARGLWGIKHTRRPVDNMVAAAKALPTNTMLPLIKLVVSQEGVALLPIEKRKQESNFSKMYAIETISYGVQDLVYTRVFSMIVVRETENFRRVSPFECHGFVCESKHHARQLTYALATAFEIYSRTVKAQDKMAEMAGNTAKKRFAIDLRSPEEMEAELAMDSEA, encoded by the exons ATGGAGGACGAGGACTTCGGGTTCACCGAGAGGGACAAAGCTATCCTCGACAAGGTCCTGGTCTCCTCAAAAGCCACGGTGGAGCACGGCCTCTCCTCGACTGCG GCGGGAGGAGAGATGGTTGGTGGGTCTGGATCGGTGATGACAGCGCCGTTATCCGGGGCGACCGAGGCCGGAAACGCCGTCCCTGAGCGGGCAGCGACCGCCTCTTCATCCTCTCCGGCTTCCTCAGTCGTTTCCAACCCGCCGAACATACCGAACGTGGTCGAGTATCACCTGAAAGTGAAGCCTGGACAGACGCAGAGAGCCTGCCAGTTAGATAACAGTCCA AGAAGTCAGACCACGGACGAGATGAAGAAAGAGAAGAGCCCCGTGTCCTCCACTGACAAAAAGAAGGACCTCGTGTCGAGACTATCCCGGCTATCCATCGACAACAACGTCTTCGAGGGTTCCACCGACCTGCCTCAGGTGTTTCAG GTGAAATATTTGGGCTCCCATGACGCGAGGGGCCTCTGGGGCATCAAGCACACGAGGAGGCCCGTCGATAACATGGTGGCTGCCGCGAAGGCCTTACCGACCAACACCATGCTGCCTCTGATCAAGCTGGTCGTCTCGCAAGAAGGCGTAGCCCTCCTTCCCATCGAGAAACGGAAACAGGAGAGCAACTTCAGCAAGATGTACGCCATAGAAACTATCTCCTACGGTGTCCAGGATCTCGTCTACACCAGGGTGTTCTCCATGATCGTGGTCAGGGAGACGGAGAACTTCAGGAGAgtctcgccattcgagtgccatgGGTTCGTCTGCGAATCGAAGCATCACGCGAGACAGCTGACCTACGCGCTGGCTACTGCCTTCGAGATTTACTCGAGGACCGTCAAAGCGCAGGATAAAATGGCAGAGATGGCTGGCAATACCGCGAAAAAGAGGTTCGCTATCGATTTGAGGAGTCCCGAGGAGATGGAGGCCGAGTTAGCTATGGACTCCGAGGCCTAG
- the LOC143358891 gene encoding U-scoloptoxin(01)-Er1a — protein sequence MTIPKSLLIVSLLGLFAVVLTLPQPPKSRRPAPEFKNKTGGLELPDNATLIRENIVDNFSCQDRIYGYYADMENDCQVFHVCKPQVRGSTRWSFICPAETVFNQATFVCTRTENSIPCEESESFYSLNEAIGKESEEEENDTDQATKESDSVEPISSKPPSRTSRILNRKQLARRQ from the exons ATGACGATCCCGAAATCGCTCCTGATCGTGTCCCTTTTGGGCCTGTTCGCCGTCGTTCTCACGCTACCGCAGCCACCCAAGTCGAGGCGACCCGCACCGGAGTTCAAG AACAAGACTGGGGGATTGGAGCTGCCGGACAACGCGACGCTGATCAGGGAGAACATCGTGGATAATTTCTCCTGCCAGGACAGAATCTATGGATACTATGCTGACATGGAGAACGATTGCCAGGTTTTCCACGTCTGCAAGCCTCAGGTTAGAGGCTCGACCAGGTGGAGCTTCATCTGTCCCGCGGAGACAGTGTTCAATCAG GCGACGTTCGTGTGCACGCGAACGGAAAACTCGATACCCTGCGAGGAGTCCGAGAGCTTCTACAGTTTGAACGAGGCGATCGGCAAGGAGTCGGAGGAGGAAGAGAACGACACCGATCAGGCGACCAAGGAATCGGACTCGGTGGAGCCGATCTCCAGCAAACCGCCCTCCAGGACTTCCAGGATTCTGAACCGGAAGCAATTGGCGCGACGTCAGTGA